A stretch of the Pongo pygmaeus isolate AG05252 chromosome 16, NHGRI_mPonPyg2-v2.0_pri, whole genome shotgun sequence genome encodes the following:
- the PEX11A gene encoding peroxisomal membrane protein 11A isoform X1 has translation MDAFTRFTNQTQGRDRLFSLVHESPSAWHPSRLEIAYDVTPADSSSSPPNCSPGTERLVLSTQHSSEGSPLKRNFGATQYTCMLLRYLLEPKAGKEKVVMKLKKLESSVSTGRKWFRLGNVVHAIQATEQSIHATDLVPRLCLTLANLNRVIYFICDTILWVRSVGLTSGINKEKWRTRAAHHYYYSLLLSLVRDLYEISLQMKRVTRDRAKKEKSASQDPLGCSVADEETEWLQSFLLLLFRSLKQHPPLLLDTVKNLCDILNPLDQLGIYKSNPGIIGLGGLVSSIAGMITVAYPQMKLKTR, from the exons ATGGACGCCTTCACCCGCTTCACCAACCAGACCCAGGGCCGGGACCGACTCTTCAG CCTCGTGCACGAaagccccagtgcctggcaccctAGCCGCCTCGAGATCGCCTACGACGTGACACCGGCTGAcagctcctcctcccctcctaaCTGCTCTCCGGGCACAGAAAGATTGGTTCTCTCCACTCAACATTCTTCCGAGGGATCTCCTTTAAAGAGAAACTTTGG agCCACTCAGTACACATGCATGTTGCTTAGATATTTGTTAGAGCCTAAAGCTGGCAAAGAGAAGGTGGTAATGAAGCTCAAGAAACTGGAGTCCAGTGTGAGCACTGGTCGTAAAT GGTTCAGACTAGGCAATGTGGTACATGCTATACAGGCAACTGAGCAGAGCATTCATGCCACTGACCTGGTACCTCGCTTATGCTTAACATTAGCCAACCTGAACCGTGTGATTTATTTCATCTGTGACACCATCCTCTGGGTGAGGAGCGTAGGTCTAACTTCTGGCATCAACAAAGAGAAATGGCGAACGAGGGCTGCTCACCACTACTACTATTCTCTTCTGCTGAGCCTGGTCAGGGATCTGTATGAAATCTCCCTGCAGATGAAACGAGTTACACGTGACAgggcaaagaaagagaaatcagcATCCCAGGATCCTCTTGGGTGCAGTGTGGCTGATGAGGAAACAGAATGGCTCCAATCCTTTCTACTTCTCTTATTCCGATCTCTGAAGCAGCATCCTCCCTTGCTCCTGGACACAGTGAAGAACCTTTGTGATATCCTGAACCCTTTGGACCAGCTGGGGATCTATAAGTCCAATCCTGGCATCATTGGACTTGGAGGTCTTGTGTCCTCTATAGCAGGCATGATCACTGTGGCATATCCTCAGATGAAGCTGAAGACCCGTTAG
- the PEX11A gene encoding peroxisomal membrane protein 11A isoform X2, with product MDAFTRFTNQTQGRDRLFRATQYTCMLLRYLLEPKAGKEKVVMKLKKLESSVSTGRKWFRLGNVVHAIQATEQSIHATDLVPRLCLTLANLNRVIYFICDTILWVRSVGLTSGINKEKWRTRAAHHYYYSLLLSLVRDLYEISLQMKRVTRDRAKKEKSASQDPLGCSVADEETEWLQSFLLLLFRSLKQHPPLLLDTVKNLCDILNPLDQLGIYKSNPGIIGLGGLVSSIAGMITVAYPQMKLKTR from the exons ATGGACGCCTTCACCCGCTTCACCAACCAGACCCAGGGCCGGGACCGACTCTTCAG agCCACTCAGTACACATGCATGTTGCTTAGATATTTGTTAGAGCCTAAAGCTGGCAAAGAGAAGGTGGTAATGAAGCTCAAGAAACTGGAGTCCAGTGTGAGCACTGGTCGTAAAT GGTTCAGACTAGGCAATGTGGTACATGCTATACAGGCAACTGAGCAGAGCATTCATGCCACTGACCTGGTACCTCGCTTATGCTTAACATTAGCCAACCTGAACCGTGTGATTTATTTCATCTGTGACACCATCCTCTGGGTGAGGAGCGTAGGTCTAACTTCTGGCATCAACAAAGAGAAATGGCGAACGAGGGCTGCTCACCACTACTACTATTCTCTTCTGCTGAGCCTGGTCAGGGATCTGTATGAAATCTCCCTGCAGATGAAACGAGTTACACGTGACAgggcaaagaaagagaaatcagcATCCCAGGATCCTCTTGGGTGCAGTGTGGCTGATGAGGAAACAGAATGGCTCCAATCCTTTCTACTTCTCTTATTCCGATCTCTGAAGCAGCATCCTCCCTTGCTCCTGGACACAGTGAAGAACCTTTGTGATATCCTGAACCCTTTGGACCAGCTGGGGATCTATAAGTCCAATCCTGGCATCATTGGACTTGGAGGTCTTGTGTCCTCTATAGCAGGCATGATCACTGTGGCATATCCTCAGATGAAGCTGAAGACCCGTTAG
- the PEX11A gene encoding peroxisomal membrane protein 11A isoform X3, with protein sequence MKRVTRDRAKKEKSASQDPLGCSVADEETEWLQSFLLLLFRSLKQHPPLLLDTVKNLCDILNPLDQLGIYKSNPGIIGLGGLVSSIAGMITVAYPQMKLKTR encoded by the coding sequence ATGAAACGAGTTACACGTGACAgggcaaagaaagagaaatcagcATCCCAGGATCCTCTTGGGTGCAGTGTGGCTGATGAGGAAACAGAATGGCTCCAATCCTTTCTACTTCTCTTATTCCGATCTCTGAAGCAGCATCCTCCCTTGCTCCTGGACACAGTGAAGAACCTTTGTGATATCCTGAACCCTTTGGACCAGCTGGGGATCTATAAGTCCAATCCTGGCATCATTGGACTTGGAGGTCTTGTGTCCTCTATAGCAGGCATGATCACTGTGGCATATCCTCAGATGAAGCTGAAGACCCGTTAG